In Tautonia marina, the following are encoded in one genomic region:
- a CDS encoding NAD(P)-dependent malic enzyme, with the protein MAEVKHREHDPMSEAVRLHARHRGTVQMMPKCPIRGFGDFAIWYTPGVAASCRAIASDPDRVFEQTNRGNTVAIVSDGSRVLGLGNIGPAAGLPVMEGKALLFKYLGGVDAVPLCLSVADADALIDVVHALEPTFGGINLEDIAQPKCFRILDTLRDAMDIPVWHDDQQGTATALLAGLTNALEVVGKSIAGLKVAMIGMGAANVASYRLLTAWGLDPAGVIACDSTGILHPGRSDIEARCSEFVDKWRICRESNTEAVVGGIAEAMRGADVCIAFATPGPEVIRPEWVQSMARDAVIFACANPVPEIWPDLAKRAGARIVATGRSDFPNQVNNSLVFPGLFRGVLDVRARRISDEMAFAAARALAQCGRARGLSPEAIVPRMDDPEVAPKIAAAVAAVAVQQGLARNPITSEEVERQATERIRLTRQATEMLLRDRLIPDPNDTETDEPGGLPS; encoded by the coding sequence ATGGCCGAGGTGAAGCATCGGGAACACGATCCCATGAGTGAGGCGGTGCGGCTCCACGCCCGCCACCGAGGAACGGTCCAGATGATGCCGAAGTGCCCGATTCGGGGCTTCGGCGACTTCGCCATCTGGTACACCCCCGGCGTGGCGGCCTCGTGCCGCGCCATCGCCTCCGATCCCGATCGGGTGTTCGAACAGACCAATCGTGGCAATACCGTGGCGATCGTCTCGGACGGGTCGCGGGTCCTCGGTCTTGGCAACATCGGGCCGGCCGCGGGCCTGCCGGTCATGGAAGGCAAGGCGTTGCTTTTCAAGTACCTGGGCGGCGTCGATGCCGTACCCCTGTGCCTCTCGGTGGCCGATGCCGACGCCCTGATCGACGTGGTCCACGCTCTGGAACCGACCTTCGGCGGGATCAATCTGGAGGACATCGCTCAGCCCAAATGCTTCCGCATCCTGGACACGCTCCGAGACGCGATGGACATTCCCGTCTGGCACGACGACCAGCAAGGGACAGCCACGGCCTTACTCGCCGGGCTGACCAACGCATTGGAAGTGGTCGGGAAGTCGATCGCCGGCCTGAAGGTCGCGATGATCGGCATGGGGGCGGCGAACGTGGCGTCCTATCGCCTCCTGACGGCCTGGGGCCTCGATCCAGCCGGAGTGATCGCCTGCGACTCGACCGGAATCCTCCACCCCGGGCGCTCCGACATCGAGGCCCGCTGCTCCGAGTTCGTGGACAAGTGGCGTATCTGCCGAGAGTCGAACACCGAGGCGGTTGTCGGCGGGATCGCCGAGGCGATGCGCGGCGCAGACGTCTGCATTGCCTTCGCGACCCCGGGGCCCGAGGTGATCCGGCCCGAGTGGGTCCAGTCCATGGCCCGCGATGCCGTCATCTTTGCCTGTGCCAACCCCGTCCCCGAGATCTGGCCCGATCTCGCGAAAAGGGCCGGAGCCCGAATCGTCGCGACTGGCCGGAGCGACTTCCCCAATCAGGTCAACAATTCCCTCGTCTTTCCCGGTCTCTTCCGCGGGGTGCTTGACGTCCGGGCTCGTCGAATCAGCGACGAGATGGCGTTCGCTGCGGCACGGGCATTGGCCCAATGCGGCCGGGCGAGGGGCCTCTCCCCCGAGGCAATCGTCCCTCGGATGGACGATCCCGAGGTCGCCCCGAAAATCGCTGCCGCGGTTGCCGCAGTCGCCGTTCAGCAAGGGCTGGCGCGGAATCCCATCACTTCTGAGGAAGTCGAGCGACAAGCCACCGAACGAATTCGGCTCACTCGCCAGGCAACCGAGATGCTCCTGAGAGATCGCCTGATCCCCGATCCGAACGATACCGAGACGGACGAGCCCGGAGGCTTGCCGTCGTGA
- a CDS encoding CBS domain-containing protein, with the protein MSVGRICTRIVELADPDESVRSVASRMVGRRVGTLVVADASRRPIGVVTDRDLVARVLAEGKSGDETTVIEVMTRAPSTVDEETPIERALALMRTHAVRRLPVVGSDGVLIGLVSLDDILSLLAEEFREIGTLIEKEMPK; encoded by the coding sequence ATGTCGGTAGGAAGGATCTGCACACGGATCGTCGAACTGGCCGACCCCGATGAGTCCGTCCGTTCCGTTGCCAGCAGGATGGTCGGGCGTAGGGTCGGTACCCTCGTTGTTGCCGATGCGTCCCGGCGTCCGATCGGCGTGGTGACGGATCGGGACCTCGTCGCCCGAGTCCTGGCCGAGGGGAAGTCGGGCGACGAGACAACCGTGATCGAGGTGATGACCAGAGCCCCGTCCACGGTCGATGAGGAGACTCCCATCGAGCGCGCTCTCGCACTGATGCGCACCCATGCCGTCCGCCGCCTGCCAGTGGTGGGGAGCGACGGCGTTCTGATTGGCCTGGTCAGCCTGGATGACATCCTCAGCTTGCTGGCCGAAGAGTTCCGGGAGATCGGCACGCTCATCGAGAAGGAGATGCCGAAGTAA
- a CDS encoding Lon protease family protein yields MTSTPAGDRFELTPADLAPQLSPDRLGFQTTAELDPLDDVVGQDRALKALELGLSIRHRGYNVFASGLSGTDTKELIRRLLEVRARLEPTPDDWAYVHNFDEPDRPLALRLPGGHGVRLRDALEQLLDRLRHDLPEALKAKDFSAERDRLGASFGQRSEALFDDLLDQAKRLNLNVQRLPNGVLNIIPLKDGRPMEARDFEQLGESERADVERRQKEMGEHVAATMARQQELMAELHEAIEEIVRGFARRILDPLFDRVKADFPAAPLATWLDRLRDHLLDHLDRLKQEDEPPPGDLNAQIRRADPWLACRVNVVADHSHAEGAPLVVELAPSYKNLFGTVEHDVNLFGRVTTDFTRIKPGSLLRASGGYLVLDLEDALTEPLVWKQLKRALRSGQLLTEAYDPLSLFSAAALRPQPIPIDTKVVALGPVQLYYLLREVDEEFAALFKIRADFGDETPRDEQGEHAYARFVARVARKEGLPPFTAAAVAEVICFGARAAGHREKLSVEFGEVADLVREAGYWARADGKTSVSGEHVRRALDERVYRGDRIAAKIRELIREGTLRIALRGQRVGQINGLPLLQMGELRFGWPSRITAAAGIGQEGVVSIEREVELSGDIHNKGVLILGGYLLHRYARQHPLALSASLTFEQSYGWIEGDSASSAELYCLLSALADVPLRQDIAVTGSVNQHGEVQVVGGINEKIEGFFDACRLTGLTGTQGVCIPRGNVSNLVLRPDVIRAVSEGRFHVWAVDTIDEGIELLTGLPAGDLDQEETFHYRLDRRQQEILSLLESQPTPAVVPHVRQAVVGGTPAPAPPPLPGERG; encoded by the coding sequence ATGACCTCGACACCCGCCGGCGATCGGTTCGAGTTGACCCCGGCCGACCTCGCCCCGCAGCTTTCACCCGATCGGCTCGGCTTCCAGACGACCGCTGAGCTCGACCCCCTCGACGACGTGGTCGGCCAGGATCGCGCGTTGAAGGCCCTGGAGCTTGGACTGTCGATCCGACACCGGGGATACAACGTCTTTGCCTCCGGCCTGAGCGGAACAGACACCAAAGAGCTGATTCGACGGCTGTTGGAGGTGCGGGCTCGCCTCGAGCCCACGCCGGACGATTGGGCCTATGTCCACAACTTCGACGAGCCCGATCGTCCGCTCGCGCTACGCCTGCCCGGTGGTCACGGGGTCCGGCTCCGCGACGCCCTGGAGCAGCTTCTGGATCGGCTCCGTCATGACCTGCCCGAGGCCCTCAAGGCCAAGGACTTCTCCGCCGAGCGCGACCGCCTGGGCGCGTCCTTCGGCCAGCGGAGCGAGGCGTTGTTCGACGACCTGCTCGACCAGGCAAAACGGCTGAACCTGAACGTCCAGCGGCTCCCCAACGGTGTGCTGAACATCATCCCGCTCAAGGATGGTCGGCCGATGGAGGCCCGAGACTTCGAGCAGCTTGGCGAGTCGGAGCGGGCCGACGTCGAGCGGCGCCAGAAGGAGATGGGCGAACACGTCGCCGCGACCATGGCCCGGCAGCAGGAGCTGATGGCCGAGCTGCACGAGGCGATCGAGGAGATCGTCCGTGGTTTCGCCCGCCGCATCCTCGACCCGCTTTTCGATCGGGTCAAGGCCGACTTCCCCGCCGCGCCTCTGGCCACCTGGCTCGACCGCCTGCGGGACCATCTGCTCGACCACCTGGATCGGCTCAAGCAGGAGGATGAGCCCCCACCCGGCGACCTGAACGCCCAAATCCGGCGAGCGGACCCCTGGCTTGCTTGCCGTGTCAACGTCGTTGCCGATCACTCCCATGCCGAGGGGGCACCCCTCGTCGTGGAGCTTGCCCCCAGCTACAAGAATCTCTTTGGCACCGTCGAGCACGACGTCAACCTCTTCGGCCGTGTCACCACCGACTTCACCCGGATCAAGCCGGGCAGCCTGCTGCGCGCCAGCGGGGGCTATCTGGTCCTCGATCTGGAGGACGCGCTGACTGAGCCGCTGGTCTGGAAGCAGCTCAAGCGGGCGCTCCGTTCCGGCCAACTGCTGACCGAGGCCTACGATCCCCTGTCCCTTTTCTCTGCGGCGGCCCTCCGACCGCAGCCAATCCCGATCGACACCAAGGTTGTCGCCCTCGGCCCGGTTCAGCTTTACTACCTCCTCCGTGAGGTCGATGAGGAGTTCGCCGCCCTGTTCAAGATCCGGGCCGACTTTGGAGACGAGACCCCTCGCGACGAGCAGGGCGAGCACGCCTACGCTCGCTTCGTCGCTCGGGTGGCTCGCAAGGAGGGGCTGCCGCCCTTCACCGCCGCCGCCGTCGCCGAGGTAATCTGCTTCGGCGCTCGCGCCGCCGGGCATCGGGAGAAGCTCTCGGTCGAGTTCGGCGAGGTGGCCGACCTGGTCCGTGAAGCCGGTTACTGGGCCCGAGCCGACGGCAAGACGTCCGTCAGCGGCGAGCACGTCCGACGGGCGCTGGACGAGCGGGTCTATCGCGGCGATCGGATCGCCGCCAAGATCCGGGAGCTGATTCGCGAGGGGACCCTGCGCATCGCGCTGCGAGGCCAACGCGTCGGCCAGATCAATGGGCTGCCGCTGCTGCAAATGGGCGAGCTGCGCTTCGGCTGGCCGAGCCGGATCACGGCCGCGGCGGGAATCGGACAGGAAGGGGTGGTGAGCATCGAACGCGAGGTCGAGCTCAGCGGAGACATCCACAACAAGGGCGTGCTGATTCTCGGGGGGTATCTGCTTCACCGCTACGCCCGGCAGCACCCGCTGGCCTTGTCCGCCAGCCTGACCTTTGAGCAATCCTACGGCTGGATTGAGGGAGACAGCGCCTCGTCGGCCGAGTTGTATTGCCTCCTCAGCGCTCTGGCCGACGTGCCGCTCCGGCAGGACATCGCCGTCACCGGATCGGTGAACCAGCATGGCGAGGTCCAGGTTGTCGGCGGGATTAACGAGAAGATCGAGGGATTCTTCGACGCCTGCCGGCTCACCGGCTTGACTGGAACTCAGGGCGTATGCATTCCCAGGGGGAACGTCTCCAACCTGGTTCTCCGGCCCGATGTGATCCGAGCAGTCTCCGAGGGCCGCTTCCACGTCTGGGCCGTCGACACCATCGACGAGGGAATCGAGTTGTTGACGGGGCTGCCGGCGGGCGATCTCGATCAGGAGGAGACGTTTCACTACCGGCTTGACCGTCGGCAACAGGAAATCTTGAGCCTTCTCGAATCGCAACCGACTCCGGCAGTCGTTCCCCATGTGCGGCAGGCCGTCGTGGGGGGAACTCCCGCCCCTGCTCCTCCCCCGTTGCCCGGCGAGCGAGGATGA
- a CDS encoding Hsp20/alpha crystallin family protein has protein sequence MSGPWTTPFPDLHQRMDELFDELIFRRWSIPGMSGWRPPVDLHETRDAYLVVIDLPDVPPDRVEIRVTDCEVVIAGDRPDSAPADTLQSHRERRCGPFRRGLALAEPIDPEVARAEYQNGTCRLRLPKRRLGERFPVEPARSESTVARTLRILIH, from the coding sequence GTGTCCGGTCCCTGGACGACCCCTTTTCCCGACCTCCATCAGCGGATGGACGAGCTCTTCGACGAGCTGATCTTCCGGCGATGGTCCATCCCCGGCATGTCCGGATGGCGTCCTCCGGTCGACCTCCATGAGACCCGAGACGCCTACCTCGTGGTGATTGACCTCCCGGATGTTCCCCCGGATCGGGTCGAGATCCGGGTCACCGATTGCGAGGTGGTCATCGCCGGGGATCGCCCCGATTCGGCCCCAGCCGACACCCTCCAGAGTCACCGCGAGCGGCGCTGCGGCCCGTTTCGGAGGGGGTTGGCACTGGCTGAGCCGATCGATCCCGAGGTGGCCCGCGCCGAGTACCAGAACGGCACCTGTCGCCTTCGGTTGCCCAAGCGGAGGCTGGGCGAGCGTTTCCCCGTCGAGCCGGCCCGAAGCGAGTCGACGGTCGCCCGGACTCTCCGCATCTTGATACATTGA
- a CDS encoding HPF/RaiA family ribosome-associated protein, producing MRLPLQIAFHNLPHSAEVEAKIRTEAERLDDFYDRIMSGRIVVDVPHHHHQQGNLYQVRIDLKVPGGEIVVRRDPAKHAEYADLDLAIRDAFDDARRQLEDHSRIERGRVKAHEAMPHARVARLFPEGGYGFLETPEGREIYFHEHSVLDGGFGILEVGSEVRFAEEQGEEGPQASTVSPVGRHGGI from the coding sequence ATGAGGCTGCCATTGCAAATCGCCTTCCACAATCTGCCCCATTCGGCCGAGGTCGAAGCCAAGATCCGGACTGAGGCCGAGCGGCTGGATGACTTCTACGACCGGATCATGAGCGGCCGGATCGTCGTCGATGTGCCGCATCATCATCACCAACAGGGCAACCTCTATCAGGTCCGGATTGACCTGAAAGTCCCCGGTGGTGAGATCGTGGTGCGTCGTGACCCGGCCAAGCATGCCGAATATGCCGACCTCGACCTTGCGATCCGCGACGCCTTCGACGACGCTCGCCGCCAGCTCGAGGATCACTCCCGGATCGAACGGGGTCGGGTGAAGGCCCACGAGGCGATGCCGCATGCCAGGGTCGCTCGGCTCTTTCCCGAGGGTGGATACGGCTTCCTCGAGACCCCCGAAGGCCGGGAGATCTACTTCCACGAACACAGCGTCCTGGACGGTGGGTTCGGTATCCTGGAGGTGGGATCAGAGGTCCGTTTTGCCGAGGAGCAGGGCGAGGAAGGGCCTCAGGCCAGTACCGTCTCTCCGGTCGGTCGCCACGGCGGCATCTGA
- a CDS encoding zinc-dependent alcohol dehydrogenase family protein — MRAMVLDAVGPLAENPTPLRAAEVPEPVPGPGEVLVRVTTCGVCHTELDEIEGRTPPSRLPMILGHEAVGRIEAIGPGVSTARAGDRVGVAWIHSACGTCSYCRQGNENLCDDFRATGRDVPGGYAELMTVPEAFVHPIPDGFSDAEAAPLLCAGAIGYRSLRLTSLHDGQRLGLTGFGASGHLVLKLTRHAFPGSEVFVFARTELERSFARELGAAWAGDTLDLPPAPLDAIIDTTPVWTLVVAALHRLAPGGRLVINAIRKEDVDKEALLGIDYPADLWLEKEIKSVANVTRRDVREFLRMAAEIPIRPEVEEYPLEEANRALVELKAKKIRGAKVLRIT, encoded by the coding sequence ATGCGTGCGATGGTCCTTGATGCGGTCGGCCCCCTGGCGGAGAACCCCACGCCCCTCCGAGCGGCCGAGGTTCCCGAACCCGTTCCTGGGCCGGGAGAGGTCCTCGTCCGGGTTACGACCTGCGGCGTCTGTCACACCGAGCTGGACGAGATTGAGGGAAGAACTCCACCGTCCCGGTTACCGATGATTCTCGGCCACGAGGCGGTGGGGCGGATCGAGGCCATCGGGCCGGGCGTGTCCACTGCTCGGGCAGGCGACCGCGTCGGTGTCGCCTGGATCCATTCCGCCTGCGGCACCTGCTCGTACTGCCGGCAAGGCAACGAAAACCTGTGCGACGACTTCCGAGCTACCGGGCGCGACGTCCCCGGCGGCTACGCCGAGCTGATGACCGTTCCCGAGGCGTTTGTCCATCCAATCCCCGACGGCTTCTCCGATGCCGAGGCCGCCCCGCTGCTCTGTGCCGGGGCGATCGGTTACCGCTCGCTCCGACTGACCAGCCTCCACGATGGTCAGCGACTGGGGCTGACCGGCTTCGGCGCCTCGGGCCACCTGGTGCTGAAGTTGACCCGGCACGCGTTCCCGGGCTCGGAGGTCTTTGTCTTTGCCCGCACCGAGCTGGAACGATCGTTCGCTCGAGAGCTCGGGGCTGCCTGGGCTGGCGACACGCTCGACCTCCCTCCGGCACCGCTCGATGCGATCATCGACACCACCCCCGTCTGGACCCTGGTCGTGGCGGCTCTCCACCGACTTGCGCCGGGCGGACGACTGGTCATCAACGCCATCCGCAAGGAAGACGTGGACAAGGAAGCTTTGCTCGGCATCGACTACCCGGCCGACCTCTGGCTTGAGAAGGAAATCAAGAGCGTAGCCAATGTTACGCGACGTGACGTCCGCGAGTTCCTCCGCATGGCCGCCGAGATCCCGATCAGGCCCGAGGTTGAGGAATACCCGCTGGAGGAGGCCAACCGGGCGCTTGTCGAGCTGAAGGCCAAGAAAATCCGAGGGGCCAAGGTCCTGCGGATCACCTGA
- the ppsA gene encoding phosphoenolpyruvate synthase — protein sequence MTRDTDRYPHIRWFEELGIDDVPLVGGKNASLGEMYRALVPQGVRIPNGFAVTAEAYRAFLTHGHLEGQIAEQLSGLDTNDLEDLRRRGHAIRHAILASDLPGDLERALVEAYGQLADPNGPPPDVAVRSSATAEDLPDASFAGQQETFLNVQGHRALLEACKRCFASLYTDRAISYRVDKGFTHENVALSVGVQRMVRSDLAASGVMFSIDTETGFPDVVLINASYGLGENVVQGSVNPDEYSVFKPTLKQGFRPILQKTLGSKEFKLVYDVGGTRMTRNVPVPPEDRARFAIDDDDILTLAQWACIIEDHYSDKRGRPTPMDMEWAKDGRTGELFIVQARPETVQSQKRADALEVYRLGGQSRVLATGRSVGEKIGQGPVRVVKDAHQLHQFREGEVLVTDKTDPDWEPTMKMAAAIVTNRGGRTCHAAIVSRELGLPAIVGTGNGTEVVHDAQEITVSCAEGEVGRVYEGVLPFQVQRIDLEELQRPRTRVMMNVGNPEEALRLSMIPNDGVGLARLEFIIANAIKIHPVALLEYEQQEPAVRAEIDRLTVGYGDKPQYFVDRLAQGVAMITAAFAPKDVIVRLSDFKTNEYADLIGGRAYEPSEENPMLGFRGASRYYDPRYRDGFALECRAMKKVRDEMGLTNLKLMIPFCRTVEEGRKVIAEMARHGLVQGENGLEVYVMCEIPSNVILAEQFAEVFDGFSIGSNDLTQLVLGVDRDSEIIAHLFDERNQAVTTMIARVIQAARAARRKIGICGQAPSDYPEFARFLVEQGIDSISLNPDAVLKTTVTILEAEAELADRAQVDRLPAASAP from the coding sequence ATGACGCGCGACACCGATCGTTATCCGCACATCCGCTGGTTCGAGGAGCTGGGGATCGACGACGTGCCTCTGGTCGGGGGCAAGAACGCCTCGCTCGGCGAAATGTACCGAGCGTTGGTCCCTCAGGGAGTGCGAATCCCGAACGGGTTCGCCGTGACGGCCGAGGCCTACCGGGCCTTCCTCACGCACGGACACCTTGAGGGGCAGATCGCCGAGCAACTGAGCGGACTCGATACGAATGACCTGGAGGACCTCCGTCGCCGCGGCCACGCCATCCGCCACGCGATCCTCGCGAGCGACTTGCCCGGAGACCTGGAGCGTGCGCTGGTCGAGGCGTACGGCCAACTGGCCGACCCGAACGGCCCCCCGCCCGACGTGGCCGTCCGCAGCAGCGCCACCGCCGAGGACCTGCCCGACGCCAGCTTCGCCGGCCAGCAGGAGACGTTCCTGAACGTCCAGGGGCACCGCGCCCTGCTTGAGGCCTGCAAGCGCTGCTTCGCGTCCCTCTACACCGATCGCGCCATCTCCTATCGCGTCGACAAGGGATTCACCCACGAGAACGTCGCCCTTTCGGTGGGCGTGCAGCGCATGGTTCGGTCTGACCTGGCCGCCTCGGGCGTCATGTTCTCGATCGACACCGAGACCGGCTTTCCCGACGTTGTGCTCATCAACGCCTCCTACGGGCTCGGTGAGAACGTCGTGCAGGGCTCGGTCAACCCGGACGAGTACTCCGTCTTCAAGCCCACGCTCAAGCAAGGATTTCGGCCAATCCTTCAGAAGACGCTCGGCTCGAAGGAGTTCAAGCTGGTCTACGATGTCGGCGGCACGCGGATGACCCGAAACGTCCCCGTTCCGCCCGAAGACCGTGCGCGGTTCGCCATCGACGACGACGACATCCTGACCTTGGCCCAGTGGGCCTGCATCATTGAGGACCACTATTCGGACAAGCGCGGTCGCCCGACGCCGATGGACATGGAATGGGCCAAGGACGGACGCACCGGCGAACTCTTCATCGTCCAGGCTCGTCCCGAAACGGTCCAGTCGCAGAAGCGGGCCGATGCGCTGGAGGTCTACCGGCTTGGCGGTCAGAGCCGGGTCCTTGCGACCGGCCGGAGCGTTGGTGAGAAAATCGGCCAGGGGCCGGTTCGTGTCGTCAAGGATGCGCACCAACTGCACCAGTTCCGCGAAGGGGAGGTGCTGGTCACCGACAAGACCGACCCCGACTGGGAGCCGACGATGAAGATGGCCGCGGCCATCGTCACCAACCGGGGCGGTCGCACCTGCCACGCGGCGATCGTCAGTCGAGAACTGGGCCTGCCGGCGATCGTCGGCACGGGCAACGGCACGGAGGTGGTCCATGACGCCCAGGAGATTACCGTCTCCTGCGCCGAGGGGGAAGTCGGCCGCGTCTACGAAGGCGTGTTGCCCTTCCAGGTGCAGCGCATCGACCTGGAGGAGCTGCAGCGGCCCCGAACCCGGGTCATGATGAACGTCGGGAACCCGGAGGAAGCCCTCCGCCTCTCGATGATCCCGAATGATGGGGTCGGCCTGGCTCGCCTGGAGTTTATCATCGCCAACGCCATCAAGATCCACCCCGTCGCCCTGCTGGAATACGAACAACAGGAACCGGCCGTACGGGCCGAAATCGATCGCCTGACCGTCGGATACGGCGACAAGCCACAGTACTTTGTCGACCGGCTGGCACAGGGCGTGGCGATGATCACGGCGGCCTTCGCTCCGAAGGATGTGATCGTACGACTGAGTGACTTTAAGACCAACGAGTATGCCGATCTGATCGGTGGACGAGCCTACGAGCCGAGTGAGGAAAACCCGATGCTCGGCTTCCGAGGGGCCTCTCGCTACTACGACCCGCGCTATCGTGACGGCTTCGCCCTGGAGTGCCGGGCGATGAAAAAGGTCCGGGACGAGATGGGCCTGACCAACCTCAAGCTCATGATTCCCTTCTGCCGGACCGTCGAGGAGGGACGCAAGGTCATCGCCGAGATGGCCCGACACGGTTTGGTCCAGGGTGAGAACGGGCTGGAGGTCTATGTGATGTGCGAGATCCCCAGCAATGTAATCCTGGCCGAGCAGTTTGCCGAGGTTTTCGACGGCTTCTCGATCGGTTCGAATGACCTGACGCAACTGGTGCTGGGTGTCGACCGCGACTCGGAAATCATCGCCCACCTCTTCGACGAGCGCAACCAGGCCGTTACGACGATGATCGCCCGGGTGATCCAGGCCGCCAGAGCCGCGAGGCGCAAGATCGGCATCTGCGGTCAGGCACCAAGCGACTATCCCGAGTTCGCCCGCTTCCTCGTCGAGCAGGGGATCGACAGTATCTCGCTCAACCCCGACGCGGTCCTGAAAACAACCGTCACCATCCTGGAGGCCGAAGCGGAACTGGCCGATCGTGCACAGGTTGATCGACTGCCGGCGGCCAGCGCCCCCTGA
- a CDS encoding methionine adenosyltransferase, with protein sequence MDEILLEQTHDPPMGQRPVEFVERKGLGHPDSICDHVMEAVSVALCRLYRQEAGRVLHHNVDKGLLIAGQTAPRPGGGVVEAPMRIVLGDRAVKVWAGRSLPVDELAVATARTWLREHLRFVDPDRHVTFQPEIRPGSAELQGLFEGAVPTANDTSVGVGFAPLSEVERLVLEAERWLNDPATKQTWPEAGEDVKVMGVRRGRTLELTVAVAFVDRFVTDEATYFGRKADLETELQGHLAARLERLDGVAVRINALDEPGRGVGGMYLTVLGTSAECGDGGEVGRGNRVNGLISLGRPMTLEAAAGKNPTRHVGKIYHLLAHRIAGRVFDSIKPVEEATVWLCSRIGQPLDQPWCSSIRVSLATGVSAEDVADPIRDLVREELAGIGPFVDRLVQGELPVA encoded by the coding sequence ATGGACGAGATTCTTCTGGAGCAAACGCACGATCCCCCCATGGGCCAACGCCCGGTCGAGTTTGTCGAGCGCAAAGGGCTGGGTCACCCCGACTCGATCTGCGACCACGTCATGGAGGCCGTTTCCGTCGCGCTGTGCCGTCTGTACCGCCAGGAGGCGGGCCGCGTCTTGCACCACAACGTCGATAAGGGGTTGTTGATCGCTGGCCAGACGGCACCCCGGCCCGGCGGTGGAGTGGTCGAGGCGCCGATGCGGATTGTCCTCGGCGACCGAGCGGTGAAGGTCTGGGCGGGCCGGTCGCTGCCGGTCGACGAGCTGGCGGTCGCAACGGCCCGAACCTGGCTCCGCGAGCACCTGCGCTTCGTCGACCCCGACCGCCATGTCACCTTCCAGCCCGAGATCCGGCCCGGGTCGGCCGAGTTGCAAGGCCTGTTCGAGGGGGCAGTGCCCACAGCCAACGACACTTCAGTCGGCGTCGGCTTCGCCCCACTGTCGGAGGTCGAGCGGCTGGTGCTGGAGGCCGAGCGGTGGCTGAACGACCCGGCCACCAAGCAGACCTGGCCGGAGGCCGGCGAGGATGTCAAGGTCATGGGCGTTCGGCGTGGTCGGACGCTGGAGCTGACAGTCGCTGTCGCATTCGTCGATCGGTTTGTCACCGACGAGGCCACCTACTTCGGGCGTAAGGCAGACCTTGAGACTGAATTGCAGGGCCACCTGGCCGCTCGGCTCGAAAGGCTCGATGGTGTCGCGGTTCGGATCAATGCGCTCGACGAGCCGGGCCGGGGGGTGGGAGGAATGTACCTGACGGTGCTGGGGACGTCGGCCGAGTGCGGCGACGGCGGCGAAGTCGGTCGGGGCAATCGGGTCAACGGGCTCATCAGTCTGGGCCGACCGATGACTCTGGAGGCCGCTGCCGGAAAAAACCCCACCCGACACGTGGGCAAGATCTATCACCTCCTGGCTCATCGGATCGCAGGGCGAGTGTTCGACTCGATTAAACCGGTCGAGGAGGCGACGGTCTGGCTCTGCAGCCGGATTGGCCAGCCTCTGGACCAGCCCTGGTGCTCCTCGATCCGTGTCTCCCTGGCGACGGGTGTCTCCGCCGAGGACGTCGCCGATCCGATCCGCGACCTGGTCCGAGAGGAGCTTGCAGGGATCGGCCCATTCGTCGATCGCCTGGTACAGGGCGAGCTGCCCGTCGCTTGA